The DNA window CTTGTTGAACGCCTGCAGGTCGCCGATCCCCACGGCCGTCGCGATCGAGGCGATCGGCAGGGTGGACTCACGGAGCAGGTGGCGGGCTCGTTCCATCCGGCGCCGGCGTACGTGCGCCACGATCGTGTCGCCGGTCTCGGCGCGGAACAACCGGGTCAGGTGGTTGTGCGAGACACCCGCCGCCGCGGCGATGTCGGGGACCGCCAACGGCCCGGCGAGGTGGGACTCGATGTACGCGACCGCCGCCGCTACCGCCGCGTGCGGCCGCTCGGACCGAGACGGCGCCGCCAGCGACGCCACCCGCCACAGCGCGGCCCAGACATCGGACTCGGTACGGCGCGGGGCGCTCGACCACGCCGCGATCGCCGACAACAACAGTGCCGACAGTATCGGCGTCTCTGCCCCGGCGTCCTGCATGATCGGCAGCGACCGCGGCTCCCCCGTCCGGCCGAGCCGCAGGTGCGCGTACAGGTGCTGCGACCGCCCCTGATACCGGTACTGCACCACCGCGCCCGGCGGCACCAGGCTCACGTGACCGGGACGGATCGGGTACGGCGTGCCGTCGACGGTCAGCTCCGCCACGTACTGGTAGAGGTGCAGCTGCCACAGGTCCGGCAGCCGGAACACGTCCCGGTCCCGCTTCACCCCGTGCAGCCCGACGCCGACGTTCGCGACCTGCGGCGGCCGGTCCAACCGCACGGTTATGGACACCACCATGGTGAAAACGTACCAGTACTGGGTGAATACAACCCACGCGTGAAGGCCCGAAGCCGCCTAGCGTGAGTGGTATCCGACCACCACGTTGGCCAACACTGGAGCGGCCCATGACAGCTCATCCCGCCCGCGACCACCTGCTCACCTCCGTGCAGCTCGCCCACTTCGTCTCGCACGGATCGGTGCGGATGGACGCGATCGTTCCCGACGACCTGAACGAGCAGGCGATCGAGGTCTTCAAGGCGGGCATCCCCGCGGTCCCGTACGGCACACCGATCCCCGAGGCGTTTCCCGAGGGCTCGTTCGCCCGCCGACTCATCGAGCTGCCGCAGGTCGCGGGCGCGATCCACAGCCTGGTCGGCCCCGGCCCGACGATCGACCACCACGCCGTCCACATCCGCCGACCGAACGAGGGGCACGCGCAGCCGCTGCACGGCGACGCGATCATCGACGCCCGGCTCGACGCGTTCGACGTCCAGCTCATGTACTACCCGCAGAAGGTCACGCTCGACATGGGCGGGACACTGAGCGTGCCGGGCAGCCACCTGCGGCGGACGAACGAGAGCGACACCGGCCGCTACCAGAACCTGCGCGGGCAGACGCGCCTCACCTGCCCGGCCGGGACCGTGGTGATCCTGCATCACGGGATCTGGCACGGCGGGCGGCGGAACGACAGCGACATCGAGCGCTACATGTTCAAGATCCGCTTCAACCCGACCGTGAAGCAGCGCCGGCTGTGGAACACCGACGACCTGAACGACCCGGAGGTCGGCGCCGAACTGCGGACGCGGTTCCCGTGGTACGAGGGCGCGACCGGGCGGCTCGAGATCTACAACCGGGTACAGATGTGGCGGGCGCTGACCGGCGACGACACGTTCGACCTCGACTACTGGGTCACCCGCGTGTCCAACCGTCCGCAGCGCGTCGTGGTGTGAAGGAGCCCTTGATGAGTACGGAAACCCTTGTGCAGCAGCGCGTCCGCCAGCAGGTGCTGGTGCTGTACCTCTCGACGTCGGCGCTCGACGCGTCCGTGGTCGGCTGGTCGGTGTACGACGGCACCGGCGCGACGTCGCCGACGACCGGCGACTCCGACGAGCCGCCGTACACCTCCGGCCTCGAGGCGCTGCTCGACGGCTGGCGGCTGATCCAGGTGTCGCCGCTCCACCCCCCGTACCCGGGGCACGAGTACGACGTGTCGTTCCTCAAGCACGAGTTCTTCTTCGAGAAGTTGGTGTCGGTGGAATAGATCTTGGGGCTGGTACCTTCTACCTAGCGGTCGGTGTGGTCAGTGTCCCCGGGCCTCACCTATTGCCTTCGCGGAATACCGTTCGGCTGGAGCCGCGTCGCGCCACTCGCCGAGAGGCGACCGCCACACCGGCCGTGTACGTCGCCAACGGGCGGGTCTTCGGACCCGCCCGTTGGCTTTTGTCCGCTACCTCGCGAGCTGGTAGCGGATCACGTCGTTCCGCAGCGCCTCGCCGGACACCTTCACGATGCGCAGCGTGTGCTGCTTGTCCTTCAGTCCGGTGGCGGTGAAGGCCACGCGGTTGGTCACGCGCGTCGGGTTCTGCAGCGAGACCCGGCGGACGAGCTTGCCGTCGACGAACACGTCGGCCTCGCCCTGGTCGGGACCCAACGCCGTCAGCCAGTCGACCTTCGTGCCGCGGAACGAGAACGACACCGCGGCACCGTTCGCCTTCGCGTAGTGGACGTCGTTCGCGTTGTCGCCGCGGAACGAGAAGTCCAGCGCCACGTCGCCGGCGGGCAGGGAGGCGAGGTACGACTTCGAGATCGTCACCACCGAACCCGCCACCGTGTAGTCCGAGCCACGCACGAGAGCCGTACCGCCACGCGAGACCGAGACGAGCTCGGCTGGGTCGCGCGCGACAGTGACAGCGATATCGGCCGGGGCAGCCGGGTCGAACGTCGCCGAGCCCGGATCGAGCAGGCTCTCCTGCCGCACGCTCAGCTTGTCCAGCAGCATGAATTGCCCGGTCTTCTTCACTCCGCGGATCGTGTGCGTCCCGTTCGGCAGGTCCGAGATCCCGTACACGACCTGCTGCGCGCCCCGGCCCTCGGCCTGGAACGTCGAGACGGTCTGCTTGAACTCACCGTCGACGTAGATGTCCACGTCGCCCTGTGAGTTGTGCGTCTCCGTCACGTAGTCGACGCCGGTCCCGACGAACGTGTACTGGAACGCGTCCCCGTTCGCTTCGGTGTACTGCACGTCGTCCAGGTAGTCACCCAGCCCGCGCCCGGTGCTTCGACTCCACGAGCCTGTGTAGGTGATCTGCGGGTCGTCGTTGTTCACCTGGATCGTCCGCACCCCGGCGGCGTTCACCTTCGAGGCCTTGGCCGACGGCTCGGGGGTGGCGTTCAGCTTGGACCTGGGCGCGGCAGCGCGAGCCGCCGGACCCTTCACCGTCACCGCGAGCGGTTCCGAGACGGCCGGCACCTCGAAGTTCTCGTTCCGCTTCCAATCGCCGTCGTAGGAGACCCGCAGGTCGTCGTCGTTGACCGAGATCGACGCGCCCTTCTGCGGCGTCACCTTGAACAGCCGGGTGCCGTTGATCGGCACGTCCTTCGCGACGTACGTGCCCTTCGCCGAGCCGAGGTCCTTCTTCGCCCACAGGTCACGCACCTTCGCGGTGCCGTCGAGGCCGAGGTCCGCGAAGTTCACCGTGACATCGGCGTCGGTACGCCCGAGGTTGAACACCGCCACGGTGTAGGAGCTGTCCGCGTTGAGCGCGTACCACACCTGCCGGTTGGTCTGCATCGACACCGGCCGCGCGGGAACGCCCGCCTGGTTGACCGCGATCACCTCGCGGTTCGTGAGGAGCTCGAGGCCGTACGAGTCCAGCCGCGTCATGTCGTTGCCGATGTAGAACGGGGCCGCCGACACCGCCCACAACGTCGCCGCCGTCCGCCGCTCGTCCTTGGTGAGCCCGTCCATCGAGCCGTTGCCGACGTTCAGCGAGTCGAGGTCGTTCCACCCGCCCGGCCCGCCGTGGCGCCACCAGTCGGCCAGCTTGGGGAACAGCCGTGCGATGTTCTGCCA is part of the Tenggerimyces flavus genome and encodes:
- a CDS encoding AraC family transcriptional regulator translates to MVVSITVRLDRPPQVANVGVGLHGVKRDRDVFRLPDLWQLHLYQYVAELTVDGTPYPIRPGHVSLVPPGAVVQYRYQGRSQHLYAHLRLGRTGEPRSLPIMQDAGAETPILSALLLSAIAAWSSAPRRTESDVWAALWRVASLAAPSRSERPHAAVAAAVAYIESHLAGPLAVPDIAAAAGVSHNHLTRLFRAETGDTIVAHVRRRRMERARHLLRESTLPIASIATAVGIGDLQAFNKTCRRELGTSPRALRAQ
- a CDS encoding phytanoyl-CoA dioxygenase family protein, with the protein product MTAHPARDHLLTSVQLAHFVSHGSVRMDAIVPDDLNEQAIEVFKAGIPAVPYGTPIPEAFPEGSFARRLIELPQVAGAIHSLVGPGPTIDHHAVHIRRPNEGHAQPLHGDAIIDARLDAFDVQLMYYPQKVTLDMGGTLSVPGSHLRRTNESDTGRYQNLRGQTRLTCPAGTVVILHHGIWHGGRRNDSDIERYMFKIRFNPTVKQRRLWNTDDLNDPEVGAELRTRFPWYEGATGRLEIYNRVQMWRALTGDDTFDLDYWVTRVSNRPQRVVV
- a CDS encoding X2-like carbohydrate binding domain-containing protein; amino-acid sequence: MSLRNKAIRGLLVAALVPLGLTTTPASAVPEPAVALPAAPVVAAAFPPAGEVARKPYMGWSSYSMQVFVPNGGTWITAAQIKAQSDAMHTKLQRFGYDRINIDAAWNGGIDGYGRPVPSTTLYPNGFQEVIDHVHDNGQKIGIYAIPGISKSVIDADLPVYGAPECSTGDLPVLPLKQADYWGIGHKIDFSKPCAQKYIDSIADLFASWGIDFLKFDSVTPGSGIGDLSLDARDDVKAWSQALARHKIWLELSWALDIRYADYWKQYANGWRIDWDVECYCTGVALTQWQNIARLFPKLADWWRHGGPGGWNDLDSLNVGNGSMDGLTKDERRTAATLWAVSAAPFYIGNDMTRLDSYGLELLTNREVIAVNQAGVPARPVSMQTNRQVWYALNADSSYTVAVFNLGRTDADVTVNFADLGLDGTAKVRDLWAKKDLGSAKGTYVAKDVPINGTRLFKVTPQKGASISVNDDDLRVSYDGDWKRNENFEVPAVSEPLAVTVKGPAARAAAPRSKLNATPEPSAKASKVNAAGVRTIQVNNDDPQITYTGSWSRSTGRGLGDYLDDVQYTEANGDAFQYTFVGTGVDYVTETHNSQGDVDIYVDGEFKQTVSTFQAEGRGAQQVVYGISDLPNGTHTIRGVKKTGQFMLLDKLSVRQESLLDPGSATFDPAAPADIAVTVARDPAELVSVSRGGTALVRGSDYTVAGSVVTISKSYLASLPAGDVALDFSFRGDNANDVHYAKANGAAVSFSFRGTKVDWLTALGPDQGEADVFVDGKLVRRVSLQNPTRVTNRVAFTATGLKDKQHTLRIVKVSGEALRNDVIRYQLAR